One window of Methanothermobacter thermautotrophicus genomic DNA carries:
- a CDS encoding DUF515 domain-containing protein has translation MLDKIKGNDREKNNPPDLRKNDKGKGDSDIGGKLKGLVGKFSGGGSDKKKLRPMPKPRPRLKPPEKPEDQKAPRKPLKGGEKPRLGSEKPRPRLTPPPRKPDGPSGGIGRRIPEEDQRTIIGALVFGLIILVLAGAGYYFLVYQPYQETLQNAKATKIAEVDALFKGPLATDPQKQAILAQIDAAVTPEEALAVDVVGPATQSWRTYQNQQINIKKDRVGRVMVNYTDNDQEKRVIMKVDDAKKFVSQADATVLANTQIQTPDTVAVPIMITRLQAAGGLISVGDMVDVYLNQNATGNNSSPAASTPRISGATVLAILRSKDSGAVDARILNTQRLTLNSITSQSENERASSTDVEQLLRAAASGGLNEAEINAILQNYGIRLSDYERSSNLGELDTNYLIILEVPREDVLFLIQNMNSIILTVPTQNAPQWMIQELQRIYG, from the coding sequence ATGCTGGACAAGATTAAGGGTAATGATAGGGAGAAGAATAATCCTCCTGATCTCCGTAAAAATGATAAAGGTAAAGGTGATTCTGACATTGGGGGTAAACTGAAGGGACTTGTGGGTAAATTCAGCGGTGGTGGGTCTGATAAGAAAAAACTCCGCCCCATGCCCAAACCCCGCCCCAGACTGAAGCCTCCTGAGAAGCCAGAAGATCAGAAGGCCCCCAGGAAGCCCCTTAAGGGTGGTGAAAAGCCGCGGCTAGGTAGTGAGAAACCAAGGCCAAGACTCACACCACCCCCCAGGAAGCCAGATGGTCCTTCAGGGGGTATAGGTAGGAGAATACCCGAGGAGGATCAGAGAACCATAATCGGCGCCCTTGTATTCGGGCTCATAATCCTTGTGCTTGCAGGGGCAGGGTACTACTTCCTGGTCTACCAGCCATACCAGGAGACCCTGCAGAATGCCAAGGCAACAAAGATCGCTGAGGTTGACGCCCTCTTCAAGGGGCCCCTTGCAACTGATCCGCAGAAACAGGCCATACTTGCCCAGATAGACGCCGCGGTGACGCCTGAGGAGGCCCTTGCAGTTGATGTTGTGGGGCCAGCCACCCAGTCCTGGCGCACCTATCAGAACCAGCAGATAAACATCAAGAAGGACCGCGTGGGCAGGGTAATGGTGAACTACACCGATAACGATCAGGAAAAGCGTGTTATAATGAAGGTGGACGATGCCAAGAAATTTGTGAGCCAGGCAGATGCAACAGTCCTTGCCAACACACAGATCCAGACACCTGACACGGTTGCAGTCCCCATCATGATAACCAGGCTGCAGGCTGCCGGTGGACTTATAAGTGTTGGGGACATGGTGGACGTCTACCTAAACCAGAATGCGACCGGGAACAACTCATCGCCGGCGGCATCAACACCCCGTATAAGTGGTGCCACTGTGCTTGCAATTCTCCGCTCAAAGGACAGCGGAGCCGTTGATGCACGAATACTGAACACCCAGAGACTGACCCTGAACAGTATAACGTCACAGAGTGAAAACGAGAGGGCCTCATCAACGGATGTTGAACAGCTCTTAAGGGCAGCTGCATCCGGCGGTCTCAATGAGGCAGAGATCAACGCCATACTCCAGAACTATGGTATAAGGCTATCAGATTATGAGAGATCATCAAACCTCGGTGAACTGGACACCAACTACCTCATCATACTGGAGGTTCCAAGGGAGGATGTCCTGTTCCTGATACAGAACATGAACAGCATAATCCTTACAGTGCCAACACAGAATGCACCACAGTGGATGATACAGGAGCTGCAACGTATATACGGTTAA
- a CDS encoding archaetidylserine decarboxylase: MSYLFVKGVTKRVSFLVSVATIPLLLGYHAISILMFTFIAFMMQFFRDPERTPPSDENLIVAPADGRRLSGKIDRIEVVGSDYPLIDRIFPDGGGGILISTFMSPFDVHVNRAPVSGRVVYTEHVDGRFRVARSKILTENEKNLIVIKTDYGNVGVVQIAGFVARRIVQYVEEGEYVERGDRIGMIRFGSRVDLVLPENCEVLVRTGSRPMAGETAVARFNPE, from the coding sequence GTGAGTTATTTGTTTGTAAAGGGTGTTACAAAGAGGGTCAGCTTCCTTGTGAGTGTGGCGACCATTCCCCTGCTACTTGGTTACCACGCCATAAGCATACTCATGTTCACGTTTATAGCCTTCATGATGCAGTTCTTCAGGGACCCCGAGAGGACACCCCCCTCTGATGAGAACCTCATTGTTGCCCCAGCCGATGGGAGGCGCCTTTCAGGTAAGATAGACAGGATAGAAGTGGTTGGATCAGACTACCCCCTCATTGACAGGATATTCCCTGATGGGGGTGGTGGTATCCTCATAAGTACCTTCATGTCACCCTTCGATGTCCATGTTAACAGGGCCCCTGTCTCTGGTAGGGTTGTATACACCGAGCATGTTGATGGAAGGTTCAGAGTGGCCCGTTCGAAGATACTGACTGAAAACGAAAAAAACTTAATTGTGATAAAAACAGATTATGGAAACGTTGGTGTTGTCCAGATAGCGGGCTTCGTTGCAAGGAGAATCGTGCAGTACGTTGAAGAGGGTGAATATGTGGAGAGGGGCGACCGTATAGGTATGATAAGATTCGGCTCCCGCGTGGACCTCGTACTCCCTGAGAACTGTGAGGTGCTTGTGAGGACGGGTTCAAGGCCCATGGCTGGGGAGACTGCTGTTGCAAGGTTCAATCCAGAGTGA
- the cofD gene encoding 2-phospho-L-lactate transferase produces the protein MITVLSGGTGTPKLLQGLVRVVDPEEITVIVNTVENGYFSGVYVAPDIDTVLYTLAGIINEETWYGVEGDTFITHEALRELGCPELLRIGDRDRAFKIQKTILMGEMPLHRVVEVQSRALGVKSRVLPMSNEESDIVIVTDEGDMEFHEFLVERRSEPAVIDVKFSRVKPAPGVLDAIESADMVILGPSNPVTSIGPIIQMEGVVDSLKRVNVSAVSPFTGGRPFSGPAGKFMEAKGYEASSLGVAEIYGDFLDRLVIDETDSGLRGEIEKLIKEVTITKTNMKNIGDKIMLARILLGEIL, from the coding sequence ATGATAACTGTTCTATCAGGAGGTACAGGAACACCTAAACTGCTGCAGGGGCTCGTCAGGGTCGTTGATCCCGAGGAGATAACAGTTATAGTGAACACAGTTGAGAACGGCTACTTTTCCGGAGTTTATGTAGCCCCTGACATTGACACGGTTCTCTACACCCTCGCGGGTATCATCAATGAGGAGACATGGTATGGTGTGGAGGGTGATACCTTCATCACCCATGAGGCCCTCAGGGAACTCGGATGCCCTGAACTCCTGAGGATAGGGGACAGGGACAGGGCATTTAAGATACAGAAGACCATCCTCATGGGGGAGATGCCCCTTCACAGGGTGGTTGAGGTACAGTCCAGGGCCCTGGGAGTTAAATCAAGGGTTCTGCCCATGAGCAATGAGGAATCTGACATAGTGATAGTCACCGACGAGGGTGATATGGAGTTCCATGAGTTCCTTGTTGAGCGGAGATCTGAACCGGCTGTCATTGATGTGAAATTCAGCAGGGTTAAACCCGCCCCAGGTGTACTTGATGCCATTGAATCGGCAGACATGGTTATACTTGGCCCATCAAACCCTGTCACATCCATAGGGCCAATCATACAGATGGAGGGGGTCGTTGATTCACTCAAAAGGGTGAATGTATCTGCCGTATCCCCCTTTACTGGCGGGAGACCCTTCAGCGGTCCAGCCGGCAAATTCATGGAGGCTAAGGGCTATGAGGCCTCAAGTCTCGGTGTTGCAGAGATCTATGGAGATTTCCTTGACAGGCTGGTAATCGATGAAACCGATTCAGGTCTCAGGGGGGAAATAGAAAAACTAATAAAAGAGGTGACGATAACAAAGACCAACATGAAAAACATAGGGGATAAAATAATGTTGGCCAGAATACTTTTGGGTGAAATATTATGA
- the purO gene encoding IMP cyclohydrolase, with translation MYLGRILAVGRNSKGSFVAYRVSSRSFPNRTTSIHEDRVAVVPVEGHEGDVFRNPYIAYNCIRIVGDTAVVSNGSHTDTIADKVALGMNLRDAIGLSLLAMDYEKDELNTPRIAAAINGSEAFIGIVTADGIRVSRVPEDTAMYISTYEQTEPAPTEFDAGSPEEAAEFILNRGVFASFTHPITAAAAFNVGDGWKLAARE, from the coding sequence TTGTATCTTGGAAGAATACTTGCAGTCGGAAGAAACAGTAAGGGCTCCTTTGTGGCATACAGGGTTTCAAGCAGATCATTCCCCAACAGGACAACCAGCATACATGAGGATAGGGTGGCAGTTGTCCCTGTTGAGGGACATGAGGGGGACGTCTTCAGGAACCCATACATAGCCTACAACTGCATAAGGATAGTTGGTGATACTGCGGTTGTATCCAACGGCTCCCATACAGACACCATTGCAGATAAGGTGGCTCTTGGCATGAACCTGAGGGACGCCATAGGCCTTTCACTCCTTGCAATGGACTATGAGAAGGATGAACTCAACACACCACGCATAGCAGCGGCAATCAACGGATCAGAGGCATTCATAGGCATAGTGACTGCAGACGGAATAAGGGTTAGCAGGGTCCCTGAGGACACAGCAATGTACATCTCCACCTATGAACAGACAGAGCCAGCACCCACAGAATTCGATGCAGGAAGCCCGGAGGAGGCAGCTGAATTCATACTCAACAGGGGGGTCTTTGCCTCCTTCACCCACCCGATTACAGCCGCAGCTGCATTCAATGTCGGTGACGGATGGAAGCTGGCAGCAAGGGAGTAA
- a CDS encoding MotA/TolQ/ExbB proton channel family protein, whose translation MFLDPVINFFGTVLEMFRSGGVITYIIALIGIYGFITALEKIHYLRKISRVSTPQIIGAVNESMEKGGALEALREIGQYQNPVSKIISEALKIGYRNRSEVEDAMERVFIVEMSNMTRGLGTLRTIIEVAPMLGLIGTVIGIWYTFRALGVNADPAAMAEGIYVALITTILGLAVAIILMPLYSYITGKIDDEIDKIELIKKMTNWGYAVMRIRVDDDVEDVVKALMESDGVVSVRVVDEPDANLVVAFKPSMLEKSINNIIIERCGRSAEIIESKLRQ comes from the coding sequence ATGTTTCTCGATCCGGTTATCAACTTTTTCGGCACAGTGCTTGAGATGTTCCGTAGTGGTGGTGTTATCACCTACATCATAGCACTGATAGGAATCTATGGATTCATCACAGCACTTGAGAAGATACACTACCTGAGGAAGATTTCACGTGTAAGCACTCCCCAGATAATAGGGGCTGTCAATGAGTCCATGGAGAAGGGCGGGGCCCTGGAGGCCCTCAGAGAGATAGGCCAGTACCAGAACCCCGTATCCAAGATAATATCAGAGGCCCTTAAAATAGGGTACCGTAACCGTTCAGAGGTTGAAGATGCCATGGAACGGGTGTTCATCGTGGAGATGAGCAACATGACCAGGGGCCTCGGGACCCTGAGGACAATCATAGAGGTGGCCCCCATGCTGGGTCTGATAGGGACGGTTATAGGGATATGGTACACCTTCAGGGCCCTGGGGGTTAACGCCGACCCTGCTGCAATGGCTGAGGGTATCTATGTGGCCCTGATAACAACAATACTCGGACTCGCCGTTGCCATAATCCTGATGCCACTGTACTCATACATAACAGGAAAGATCGATGATGAGATAGACAAGATTGAGCTCATAAAGAAGATGACAAACTGGGGCTACGCTGTTATGAGGATAAGGGTTGATGATGATGTGGAAGACGTGGTGAAGGCCCTCATGGAATCCGATGGCGTGGTGAGTGTCCGGGTCGTTGATGAACCCGATGCCAATTTGGTGGTGGCATTCAAGCCAAGCATGCTTGAGAAGAGCATAAACAACATTATAATTGAAAGGTGCGGTAGGAGTGCCGAGATCATTGAAAGTAAGCTGAGACAGTGA
- a CDS encoding coenzyme F420-0:L-glutamate ligase, whose translation MEITLIGVEGMPLVGEGDDIACLIINALRGTGEDLLDGDIIVIAETVVSKAEGNIIDLEGIEPSSRALDMAKRTGKDPSLVEAILGESSEIIRIGHDFIVSETRHGFVCANAGIDESNVDDGLATPLPVNPDGSAERILKTLKEATGRELAVIISDTQGRPFREGAVGVAVGVAGLSPLWDRKGETDLYGRSLQTTRVAVADELAAAASLVMGQADEGVPAVIIRGYPWGHLRSSGGIKPLLRPREMDAFRD comes from the coding sequence ATGGAAATAACCTTAATTGGAGTGGAGGGCATGCCCCTGGTGGGGGAGGGTGATGACATAGCATGTCTCATCATCAATGCCCTAAGAGGGACCGGTGAAGATCTCCTTGATGGCGACATAATCGTGATCGCAGAGACAGTAGTGTCGAAGGCAGAGGGCAACATAATAGACCTTGAAGGAATCGAACCATCCTCCAGGGCGCTGGATATGGCAAAGAGAACCGGTAAGGACCCATCACTCGTTGAAGCGATCCTGGGGGAGTCCAGTGAAATAATCAGGATCGGCCATGACTTTATAGTCTCTGAGACCCGCCACGGTTTTGTGTGTGCAAACGCCGGTATTGACGAGTCCAACGTTGACGATGGCCTTGCAACACCCCTCCCAGTTAACCCAGATGGGAGTGCAGAGAGGATTCTGAAAACACTGAAGGAGGCCACCGGAAGGGAACTTGCCGTCATAATATCTGACACCCAGGGAAGGCCCTTCAGGGAGGGCGCTGTAGGGGTTGCTGTGGGTGTCGCGGGTCTTTCACCCCTATGGGACCGGAAGGGTGAGACGGACCTCTATGGGAGGAGCCTTCAGACAACGAGGGTTGCAGTTGCAGATGAACTTGCAGCTGCGGCATCCCTTGTAATGGGTCAGGCAGATGAAGGCGTACCAGCCGTTATTATCAGGGGTTACCCCTGGGGGCACCTGAGATCCTCTGGAGGCATCAAACCACTCTTAAGGCCAAGGGAAATGGACGCTTTCAGGGACTGA
- a CDS encoding rod shape-determining protein: MFSFGKKSEEKPEKKSAITNTLGIDLGTLNTVVAKPAGDKFDIYKIPSVVAVKKDDPSYVLAVGEEAKMMLGRTPEDIVAVRPLRKGVIESVAQAEALLVYAMELGAGDSDSIDRIVIGIPGDASEVERNAVEEIGRKAGASYVLVISEGLAAAIGAGLPIAEASGTMVIDIGAGSSDIVVISLGGITDIQTIRVGGDDIDSNIVELVKDKFNVEIGIHEAEKAKIEVGMVKCDEDLENLKTVVIGKCMETNKPKKVEIDSEMVAEAAEPVVKGIVNSIAEVLERLSPELISGVYNKTVVVGGTSQLRGLKERIYDEVGIPVEISDDPMTVVAKGAAIVAAEPRALEPEVRLKAMK, from the coding sequence ATGTTTTCATTTGGAAAGAAATCTGAAGAAAAACCTGAAAAGAAGAGCGCCATCACCAACACCCTCGGGATAGATCTGGGTACACTCAACACTGTCGTTGCCAAGCCGGCAGGGGATAAATTTGATATCTACAAGATCCCATCTGTGGTGGCTGTCAAGAAGGATGACCCATCCTATGTCCTTGCAGTTGGTGAAGAGGCAAAGATGATGCTAGGGAGGACCCCTGAGGATATAGTTGCAGTGAGACCACTGAGGAAGGGCGTTATTGAGAGTGTGGCTCAGGCAGAAGCCCTGCTGGTCTATGCAATGGAGCTGGGTGCCGGTGACTCTGATTCCATAGACCGGATAGTTATAGGCATACCCGGCGACGCATCAGAGGTGGAGAGGAACGCCGTTGAGGAGATAGGAAGGAAGGCCGGAGCCAGCTACGTCCTCGTTATAAGTGAAGGGCTTGCAGCAGCCATAGGGGCGGGTCTTCCAATAGCCGAGGCATCAGGGACCATGGTGATTGACATCGGCGCCGGTTCAAGTGACATCGTGGTGATATCCCTCGGCGGGATAACTGATATCCAGACAATAAGGGTTGGTGGAGACGACATAGACAGCAACATAGTGGAACTTGTTAAGGATAAATTCAATGTTGAGATAGGCATCCATGAAGCAGAAAAGGCAAAGATAGAGGTCGGAATGGTCAAATGCGATGAGGACCTTGAAAACCTCAAAACAGTGGTCATAGGAAAGTGCATGGAAACCAACAAACCCAAAAAGGTTGAAATCGATTCAGAGATGGTTGCAGAGGCAGCTGAACCCGTTGTGAAGGGTATCGTAAACTCCATCGCAGAGGTCCTGGAGAGGCTCTCACCCGAACTCATATCCGGGGTTTACAACAAGACAGTGGTTGTTGGCGGAACATCACAGCTGAGGGGTCTTAAGGAAAGGATCTACGATGAGGTGGGTATCCCTGTGGAGATATCAGATGACCCAATGACGGTGGTTGCCAAGGGAGCCGCGATAGTTGCTGCAGAGCCAAGGGCCCTCGAACCAGAGGTAAGGCTCAAGGCCATGAAATAA
- a CDS encoding GTP cyclohydrolase III, translated as MIQMTLIQIDNYGPWTVTPTPRNEADLQILQAELYADLQRQFAAHQGLVFFTRFDNMLAVTNGMDLEDHRKIQKSIGNRYPITVSMGVGAAETPYDAQRNASRALQSHGGAQSEERKEVLAIDGLVDEGYVQIAHIDINGITETMTDIVPAYDTSFIVNRVQHFLMKKLINEGALLFFIGGDNFMSPCNGLEPQGLLRIINEIDDEINVALKAGIGKAPTAEKAAGLADLALEEIRGGFTYDLVHVMKE; from the coding sequence ATGATACAGATGACCTTAATTCAGATAGACAACTATGGGCCATGGACAGTCACACCAACCCCCCGTAATGAGGCTGATCTCCAGATACTGCAGGCAGAACTCTACGCTGACCTTCAGCGCCAGTTCGCTGCCCACCAGGGGCTGGTGTTCTTCACAAGATTCGATAACATGCTTGCAGTTACCAATGGGATGGACCTCGAGGACCACCGCAAGATACAGAAGTCCATAGGCAACAGGTACCCGATAACCGTTAGCATGGGTGTTGGTGCCGCTGAGACACCCTACGATGCTCAGAGGAACGCTTCAAGGGCTCTTCAGAGTCATGGAGGTGCCCAGTCAGAGGAGAGGAAGGAGGTCCTTGCCATTGACGGTCTTGTGGATGAGGGTTACGTGCAGATAGCCCACATCGATATCAACGGCATCACAGAGACAATGACCGATATTGTACCTGCCTATGACACATCCTTCATCGTGAACCGGGTTCAGCACTTCCTGATGAAGAAGCTGATAAATGAGGGAGCCCTTCTCTTCTTCATAGGGGGAGACAACTTCATGTCCCCGTGCAATGGCCTTGAACCTCAGGGGCTTCTACGGATAATCAATGAGATAGATGATGAAATAAACGTGGCACTTAAGGCAGGTATAGGTAAGGCCCCAACAGCCGAGAAGGCTGCTGGCCTGGCTGACCTGGCCCTCGAGGAGATAAGGGGCGGCTTCACCTATGACCTTGTCCATGTGATGAAGGAGTAA
- the rnhB gene encoding ribonuclease HII, translating to MKVLGIDEAGRGPVIGPLVVAGVMIPERKFSILRKMGVKDSKKLTPERRRFLARKIRRISRVFTVKISASDIDRMREMGFNLNEIEKIAIKRIIAEARPDRVIIDSVDVKPERLEEEIRSHFGEIEVTAEHGADTRYYPVAAASIMAKVERDLEIEKIKKKNRKLGDIGSGYPADPRTRKFLESFTYEELPGFVRRSWATVQRKKQ from the coding sequence ATGAAGGTTCTCGGGATTGATGAGGCTGGAAGGGGACCGGTGATAGGCCCCCTGGTTGTCGCTGGTGTGATGATCCCTGAGAGGAAGTTCTCCATACTCCGCAAGATGGGTGTGAAGGACTCCAAGAAGCTCACACCAGAGAGGAGACGGTTCCTTGCAAGGAAGATAAGGAGAATATCCAGGGTATTCACGGTTAAGATCTCGGCCTCTGACATTGACAGAATGCGTGAAATGGGCTTCAACCTCAATGAGATAGAGAAGATAGCCATAAAGAGGATAATAGCAGAGGCCCGGCCTGACCGTGTGATCATTGACTCGGTGGATGTTAAGCCAGAGAGGCTTGAGGAGGAGATCCGGTCACACTTCGGGGAAATTGAGGTCACTGCAGAGCATGGTGCAGATACAAGGTACTACCCCGTGGCTGCAGCATCCATAATGGCCAAAGTCGAAAGGGACCTTGAAATAGAGAAAATAAAGAAGAAGAACAGGAAACTCGGTGATATTGGGTCCGGTTACCCGGCTGACCCGCGCACAAGGAAATTCCTAGAATCTTTCACATATGAGGAACTGCCAGGGTTTGTAAGGAGGTCCTGGGCAACAGTTCAGAGGAAGAAGCAGTGA
- a CDS encoding biopolymer transporter ExbD, producing MVLDTERYRNKVHGKPRFNMVPFIDILFTILIFLVVTATFSGGGAGEASGKPEISENTGPSEYYLIPVAGLRRVTVNGVDMSDRIRNGAVAVHTRVIDEGEIIIRPREGAIIITTPPDLPVEMAVRTPS from the coding sequence ATGGTTCTTGATACAGAAAGGTACAGGAACAAGGTACACGGGAAGCCCAGATTCAACATGGTTCCCTTCATTGACATACTCTTCACAATACTGATCTTCCTCGTTGTAACAGCAACATTCTCTGGAGGGGGGGCTGGAGAGGCATCTGGAAAACCTGAGATAAGTGAGAACACAGGGCCCTCAGAGTACTACCTCATCCCGGTGGCAGGCCTCAGGAGGGTCACCGTGAACGGCGTTGACATGTCGGACCGCATAAGGAACGGTGCGGTTGCCGTCCACACCAGGGTCATAGATGAGGGGGAAATAATAATAAGGCCAAGGGAGGGGGCCATAATAATAACCACACCCCCTGACCTTCCAGTTGAAATGGCTGTGAGGACACCCTCCTAG
- a CDS encoding archaetidylserine synthase, translating to MNDKKITSFIALPDLLSMLNASSGYLSILLSINGALKPACIMMLMAVLFDSLDGWVARKRGRRDIHGFGKNMDSLSDVISFGVAPSILMYSAAADFRYINILVGLLIVLCGILRLSRFNVLIGGGKNFTGLPIPVAAVIVSSFYLTGFYSELSAASIMVLVSVLMISSIEYPKVSDRGAIVALILIIAAIISVATGEILGVARVVAGPVAIILFIATLTYIAVPIISKRDVI from the coding sequence ATGAACGATAAGAAAATAACCTCATTTATAGCCCTTCCCGATCTTTTATCAATGTTAAATGCATCCTCAGGTTATCTTTCCATTCTGCTATCCATTAACGGCGCCCTCAAACCTGCATGCATAATGATGCTCATGGCAGTATTATTTGATTCCCTTGATGGATGGGTTGCGCGGAAAAGAGGAAGAAGGGACATCCACGGATTCGGTAAAAACATGGATTCCCTTTCGGATGTAATCTCCTTTGGTGTCGCCCCCTCAATTCTCATGTATTCAGCTGCTGCTGATTTTCGATATATTAATATATTAGTGGGTCTCTTAATAGTATTATGTGGTATACTGAGACTTTCAAGGTTCAATGTTCTCATAGGGGGTGGGAAGAACTTCACGGGTCTGCCAATACCTGTAGCGGCCGTTATAGTATCATCATTTTATCTCACGGGATTTTACAGTGAACTGAGCGCTGCATCCATAATGGTTTTAGTTTCGGTTCTAATGATAAGCAGCATAGAATACCCTAAGGTGAGTGATAGGGGGGCCATTGTCGCCCTCATACTGATAATCGCAGCCATAATCTCGGTTGCAACCGGAGAAATCCTAGGAGTCGCCAGGGTTGTCGCAGGTCCCGTGGCAATTATACTTTTCATCGCTACTTTGACCTATATTGCAGTACCTATAATATCTAAAAGAGACGTGATCTAG